Proteins encoded together in one Fimbriiglobus ruber window:
- a CDS encoding PQQ-binding-like beta-propeller repeat protein, which translates to MRLRIVALSLLFLAPTTRADDWPQWLGRDRDGTWKETGILDKFPAGGPKVRWEAKVGQGYSGPAVANGSVYLTDRILDAGAATPKNAFDQSTAVAGAERVLCFDEETGSQKWVHSYPTSYRISYSAGPRCTPSVDGDRLYTLGAMGDLFCLNAADGKVVWSKNFIKDFGAKVPLWGFSSHPLVDGDKLICIVGGSEGRLVMALDKKTGAEKWRALSFESGDFGYDQPVIYTFGGKRQLIVWHPKAVIALDPETGKKLWDVPFEVKFALNAPTPRQVGTDELFLTTFYNGSLLLKVSADSASIVWKSKAKGEKPNQTTDLSAIMPTPIIKDGYVYGVCSYGELRCLKVATGERIWMSMKATRGPLTPERVSEQETPSEANPWQERWSNAFLTEFGDRTILFNEQGVLIIAKLTPQGYEEIDRAQILKPTNKLAGRPVVWTNPAFADKSVFARNDEKLIRVDLAK; encoded by the coding sequence ATGCGTTTACGAATCGTGGCCCTGTCACTCTTGTTCCTGGCACCGACGACTCGCGCCGACGACTGGCCCCAGTGGCTCGGGCGGGATCGGGACGGCACGTGGAAGGAAACCGGCATCCTTGACAAGTTTCCGGCCGGCGGGCCGAAGGTCCGGTGGGAGGCCAAAGTCGGGCAAGGGTACTCCGGCCCGGCCGTCGCGAACGGAAGCGTCTACCTCACGGACCGCATCCTCGACGCTGGCGCGGCGACGCCCAAAAACGCCTTCGACCAGAGTACCGCCGTTGCCGGGGCCGAGCGGGTTCTGTGCTTCGACGAGGAGACCGGCTCGCAGAAGTGGGTTCACAGTTACCCCACTTCGTACCGCATCAGTTATTCGGCCGGCCCGCGCTGCACGCCGAGCGTGGACGGCGACCGGCTCTACACGCTCGGGGCGATGGGCGACCTGTTCTGCCTGAACGCGGCCGATGGCAAAGTCGTCTGGTCCAAGAACTTCATCAAAGACTTCGGCGCGAAAGTCCCTCTCTGGGGCTTCTCCTCCCACCCGCTGGTCGACGGCGACAAGCTCATTTGCATCGTCGGCGGCAGCGAGGGCCGATTGGTGATGGCCCTGGACAAGAAAACCGGTGCGGAGAAGTGGCGGGCGCTCAGTTTCGAGTCCGGCGACTTCGGCTACGATCAGCCGGTCATTTACACGTTCGGTGGCAAGCGGCAACTCATTGTGTGGCACCCGAAGGCCGTCATCGCTCTCGATCCGGAGACCGGCAAGAAGTTGTGGGACGTGCCGTTCGAGGTCAAGTTCGCCCTCAACGCCCCGACCCCGCGGCAGGTGGGCACCGACGAGTTGTTCCTGACCACGTTTTACAACGGCTCACTGCTCCTCAAGGTCTCGGCCGATTCCGCCTCGATCGTGTGGAAGAGCAAGGCGAAGGGCGAGAAGCCGAACCAGACGACCGACCTCAGCGCGATCATGCCGACGCCGATCATCAAGGACGGCTACGTTTACGGCGTCTGCAGCTACGGCGAACTGCGCTGCTTGAAGGTCGCCACCGGCGAACGGATCTGGATGTCGATGAAGGCGACCCGCGGGCCGCTCACGCCGGAGCGAGTCAGTGAGCAAGAGACGCCGTCCGAGGCGAATCCGTGGCAGGAACGGTGGTCGAACGCCTTCCTGACCGAGTTCGGCGACCGCACCATCCTCTTCAACGAGCAGGGCGTACTCATCATCGCCAAGCTCACCCCGCAGGGGTACGAGGAGATCGATCGCGCCCAAATCCTGAAGCCCACGAACAAACTCGCCGGCCGCCCCGTGGTCTGGACGAACCCGGCCTTCGCGGACAAATCCGTCTTCGCCCGGAACGACGAAAAGCTCATCCGCGTCGACTTGGCGAAGTAA
- the ffh gene encoding signal recognition particle protein — translation MFEGITRGLSDALKKLRGRGRLTADNIREGLREVRRALLEADVNFTVVNDFIGKVETKAVGQDVLARIDPSEQIIKIVYDELVALMGPVDHKIPQRGDRPVVLMLCGLQGSGKTTTSAKLAVTLKAAGRKPMLVAADLQRPGAVEQLQTLGTQIGVPVYSERTNPVETCKNGVAEAKKTLCDVVILDTAGRLQIDDALMNELKQIDRLVKPDQVLLVVDAMIGQEAANVAKAFNDALELNGCILTKLDGDARGGAALSIKGVTGVQIKFIGTGEKVDKLDEFVPERMAGRIMGQGDLMGIVGKIAEIQKDISQEEIQKQQEKIEKGTFTLDDFRKQFEQIAKMGMKDLIGAMPGMSEMIPAGEDPEVALKRVQGMIDSMTKKERKDPDIIDNSRRRRIAAGSGVEPAEIKQFVHQFDQVRAIMKQMASMSMWQRLKMVSGLGKMGAFMPGGMQGIKTKGDTGKRKTAKDRAEERKKKKKRK, via the coding sequence ATGTTCGAAGGGATTACCCGCGGGCTGAGTGACGCGCTGAAGAAGCTTCGGGGCCGCGGGCGGTTGACCGCCGACAACATCCGCGAAGGTCTCCGCGAGGTCCGCCGGGCGTTACTCGAAGCCGACGTTAACTTTACCGTCGTCAACGACTTCATCGGCAAGGTCGAAACTAAGGCGGTCGGGCAGGACGTACTCGCGCGGATCGACCCGTCCGAACAGATCATCAAGATCGTTTACGACGAACTCGTCGCCCTGATGGGTCCGGTCGACCACAAGATCCCGCAGCGGGGAGACCGGCCGGTCGTTCTGATGTTGTGCGGCCTCCAGGGGTCCGGGAAAACGACCACGTCCGCCAAGCTCGCGGTCACGCTCAAGGCGGCCGGGCGGAAGCCGATGCTCGTCGCGGCTGACTTACAGCGACCCGGGGCCGTCGAGCAGCTGCAAACGCTCGGCACCCAGATCGGCGTCCCCGTCTATTCCGAGCGGACGAACCCGGTCGAGACCTGCAAGAACGGGGTGGCCGAGGCGAAGAAGACGCTCTGCGACGTGGTCATCCTCGACACCGCCGGCCGGTTGCAGATTGACGACGCCCTGATGAACGAGCTGAAGCAGATCGACCGGCTGGTCAAACCAGATCAGGTGCTGCTCGTCGTGGATGCGATGATCGGGCAGGAGGCGGCCAACGTCGCCAAGGCATTCAACGACGCCCTTGAGTTGAACGGCTGCATCCTCACGAAGCTCGACGGCGACGCCCGCGGCGGGGCAGCCCTCTCGATCAAAGGTGTCACGGGCGTTCAGATCAAGTTCATCGGGACAGGCGAGAAGGTCGACAAACTGGACGAGTTCGTGCCCGAGCGGATGGCCGGCCGGATCATGGGCCAGGGCGACCTGATGGGCATCGTCGGGAAGATCGCCGAGATTCAGAAGGACATCTCCCAGGAAGAAATCCAGAAACAACAAGAGAAAATTGAAAAGGGCACGTTCACCCTCGACGACTTCCGCAAGCAGTTCGAGCAGATCGCCAAGATGGGGATGAAGGATCTCATCGGGGCAATGCCAGGCATGTCCGAAATGATCCCCGCCGGGGAAGACCCGGAAGTGGCACTCAAGCGTGTCCAGGGCATGATCGACTCGATGACCAAGAAAGAGCGCAAAGACCCGGACATCATCGACAACAGCCGGCGGCGGCGGATCGCGGCCGGGTCGGGGGTGGAACCGGCCGAAATCAAACAGTTCGTCCACCAGTTCGATCAAGTCCGCGCGATCATGAAACAGATGGCCAGCATGTCGATGTGGCAGCGGCTGAAGATGGTGAGTGGTCTTGGCAAGATGGGCGCGTTCATGCCCGGCGGGATGCAGGGCATCAAAACCAAGGGCGACACCGGGAAGCGCAAAACTGCCAAGGATCGCGCGGAAGAGCGAAAGAAGAAGAAGAAACGCAAGTAA
- a CDS encoding FHA domain-containing protein encodes MDDAFADVGEAVNAAYLANNLETPPPSAVLPAPMIEPIVSDSVDDLAVPIPSEASALTRVLSRSEKDNLIDSARTMPDRIAAEPVTVTKPSRDDLLRTPNQALGGPITPPLVPPPLQPKLVVVRGERLTARPYPILEGENYIGRSVDRPVDIDLEGQEAIEQIWVSRRHAVITFRNNEMVLEDLNSLNGTFVNRTRVHPGQKCVIKAGDVIQIGTVQLRVAT; translated from the coding sequence GTGGACGATGCCTTTGCGGACGTTGGTGAAGCCGTGAATGCCGCATATCTCGCCAACAATTTAGAAACGCCTCCCCCGTCCGCCGTGCTGCCGGCGCCGATGATCGAGCCGATCGTTTCGGATTCGGTCGACGATTTGGCCGTCCCGATCCCGAGTGAGGCTTCGGCTCTCACTCGCGTTCTTTCCCGGTCCGAGAAGGACAATCTGATCGATTCGGCCCGAACAATGCCCGACCGCATCGCCGCGGAACCGGTGACCGTCACGAAGCCGTCACGCGACGATCTTTTGCGGACGCCGAATCAGGCTCTCGGTGGCCCGATTACTCCCCCACTGGTTCCGCCCCCGCTCCAACCGAAGTTAGTCGTCGTCCGCGGCGAACGACTGACGGCCCGGCCCTATCCGATTTTGGAAGGCGAGAACTACATCGGGCGGAGCGTTGATCGCCCGGTCGACATTGATCTCGAGGGGCAAGAAGCGATCGAGCAGATCTGGGTTTCCCGCCGGCACGCGGTCATCACGTTTCGCAACAACGAGATGGTCCTCGAAGATCTTAATAGCCTGAACGGGACGTTCGTTAACCGGACCCGCGTACACCCGGGCCAGAAGTGTGTTATCAAGGCGGGGGATGTCATTCAAATCGGCACAGTCCAGCTCCGGGTCGCGACGTAA